One Methanoculleus sp. 7T genomic window carries:
- the mcrB gene encoding coenzyme-B sulfoethylthiotransferase subunit beta → MAKYKETIDLYDDAGKLLKSGVPLEKISPLVNPATRKLIDLTKRTIAVNLGGVQESLKTGKVAKGYVLGREMNLDIVGNKDAVIGKIKDMVQVEEGDDTKIREFSGGKLVLIEVPSARLAAASTYDAAITSVAAATTYAIVEQFDIGPFDAAMVKAAIWGSYPHTMDLSGSNVASILSIPQNNEGLGYALRNVPVNHSVMMTGKNAMQGAALSSTFEQAGMFEMGNAIGPFERAQLLTYAYQGLNANNLVYDLVKKNGATGTVGTVVQSLVERAIEDKVIAPGKKGGYFQFYDTKDPMLWNAYAAAGTMAATMVNCGAGRFAQAVSSTLLYFNDLLEHETGLPGCDYGRVMGTAVGFSFFSHSIYGGGGPGVFNGNHVVTRHAAGVAIPCVVAAMSLDAGTQMFSPESTSKIYADTYGKIDVFNKPIQQIAQGV, encoded by the coding sequence ATGGCAAAATACAAGGAAACGATTGACCTGTACGATGATGCAGGCAAGCTGTTGAAGAGCGGTGTGCCGCTTGAGAAGATCAGCCCGCTGGTCAACCCGGCGACGAGGAAACTCATCGACCTGACCAAGAGGACAATCGCAGTCAACCTGGGCGGTGTTCAGGAGTCCCTGAAGACCGGAAAGGTAGCGAAGGGCTATGTCCTCGGGCGCGAGATGAACCTCGACATCGTCGGCAACAAGGACGCCGTCATCGGGAAGATCAAGGATATGGTCCAGGTCGAGGAAGGCGACGACACCAAGATCCGCGAGTTCAGCGGCGGCAAACTGGTCCTCATCGAAGTGCCCAGCGCCCGCCTGGCGGCCGCATCCACTTACGATGCCGCGATCACCTCGGTCGCAGCCGCAACCACCTACGCGATCGTCGAGCAGTTCGATATCGGGCCGTTCGACGCAGCGATGGTCAAGGCGGCAATCTGGGGATCCTACCCGCACACGATGGACCTCTCCGGATCGAACGTCGCCTCCATTCTGTCAATCCCCCAGAACAACGAAGGTCTCGGCTACGCGCTCCGGAACGTCCCGGTCAACCACAGTGTCATGATGACCGGCAAGAACGCTATGCAGGGCGCCGCGCTCTCGTCCACCTTCGAACAGGCAGGAATGTTTGAGATGGGTAACGCCATCGGACCGTTTGAGCGTGCCCAGCTGCTTACCTACGCTTACCAGGGCCTGAACGCGAACAACCTGGTCTACGACCTCGTCAAGAAGAACGGCGCAACCGGAACCGTCGGTACGGTCGTCCAGAGCCTGGTCGAGCGTGCCATCGAGGACAAGGTCATCGCTCCAGGGAAGAAGGGCGGGTACTTCCAGTTCTACGACACGAAGGACCCCATGCTCTGGAACGCCTACGCCGCTGCGGGAACCATGGCGGCCACCATGGTCAACTGCGGTGCCGGACGGTTCGCCCAGGCAGTCTCCTCGACGCTCCTGTACTTCAACGACCTGCTTGAGCACGAGACCGGCCTCCCAGGCTGTGACTACGGCCGTGTCATGGGTACCGCCGTCGGGTTCTCGTTCTTCAGCCACTCGATCTACGGTGGCGGCGGCCCCGGTGTCTTCAACGGCAACCACGTCGTGACCAGGCACGCAGCAGGCGTGGCCATTCCGTGTGTGGTCGCCGCAATGTCGCTCGACGCCGGAACCCAGATGTTCTCGCCCGAGAGCACCTCGAAGATCTATGCCGACACCTACGGTAAGATCGACGTGTTCAACAAGCCGATCCAGCAGATCGCACAGGGTGTGTAA
- the mcrD gene encoding methyl-coenzyme M reductase operon protein D, producing the protein MTDAIYPQVRIVSARFLKPDTVEQLLNRLVQVGGIRRMSINGPSIPATVPYGPARGSPNPHPDRKIIRVGNQDVQLRVQVGTIILELEDESYIPAIGEAVDEVFADKDFSCTVQQGRYMKTQPTLSDYAKYGPDADREILGLVDPRRKDGPVIIQGTK; encoded by the coding sequence ATGACTGACGCCATATACCCACAGGTCCGAATCGTTTCTGCGCGATTCCTCAAGCCCGACACCGTGGAACAACTCCTGAACAGACTCGTTCAGGTCGGCGGGATACGCCGGATGTCCATCAACGGACCGAGCATCCCCGCCACCGTTCCCTACGGCCCGGCACGGGGCAGCCCAAACCCCCATCCGGACCGTAAGATCATCCGTGTCGGGAACCAGGACGTCCAACTCCGGGTACAGGTCGGAACGATCATCCTGGAACTGGAGGACGAGTCGTACATTCCGGCTATCGGGGAGGCAGTCGACGAAGTCTTCGCTGATAAGGACTTCTCCTGCACCGTCCAGCAGGGGCGGTACATGAAAACCCAGCCGACATTGTCCGACTACGCCAAGTACGGACCTGACGCCGACAGAGAGATTCTCGGGCTTGTCGATCCGAGACGGAAAGACGGCCCCGTTATTATTCAGGGAACCAAGTAA
- the mcrC gene encoding methyl-coenzyme M reductase I operon protein C, translated as MPIGRVTQVVDCRESMGMGKGGGLAQRGTISEAKSPDVIVIGMSPGRRHVTKPVCDITSGLRREGAEFSVTTLVLNAGSGVPADSPVAGHVLGAYFGLTEKEIAQIEQHKVAILHHGNVRSHVVQKVRFILEHANIKAIVVSQVPIDFEDLAKEGVRTAVVMPPPDAVRTKGIVMDIVSGVTRGQTPGREKLAEVVRAVMKVLKSPT; from the coding sequence ATGCCTATCGGAAGAGTAACTCAGGTTGTCGATTGCCGCGAGAGCATGGGGATGGGAAAAGGAGGCGGTCTTGCCCAGCGCGGGACCATCTCCGAAGCCAAGTCCCCCGATGTGATCGTGATCGGAATGTCCCCCGGCCGCAGACACGTGACGAAACCGGTCTGCGACATCACCTCCGGCCTCCGGAGAGAAGGGGCGGAGTTCTCCGTGACCACGCTCGTCCTCAATGCAGGGAGCGGAGTTCCGGCGGATTCCCCGGTCGCGGGCCACGTCCTCGGAGCCTACTTCGGGCTGACGGAGAAGGAGATCGCTCAGATTGAGCAGCACAAGGTCGCCATCCTGCACCATGGGAATGTCCGCTCCCATGTGGTGCAGAAGGTCCGGTTTATCCTTGAGCACGCGAACATCAAGGCGATCGTCGTCTCCCAGGTCCCGATTGACTTCGAAGACCTCGCAAAAGAGGGGGTCAGGACAGCAGTGGTTATGCCGCCGCCCGATGCGGTCAGGACGAAAGGCATAGTGATGGATATCGTCAGCGGCGTGACACGGGGTCAGACTCCAGGCAGGGAAAAATTGGCTGAAGTCGTTCGTGCCGTAATGAAAGTGCTAAAAAGCCCAACATGA
- the mcrG gene encoding coenzyme-B sulfoethylthiotransferase subunit gamma, with amino-acid sequence MAYKPQYGPGTSKVAENRRKQMNPNQKLEKMRDVTDEDIVMILGHRAPGAAYPTAHPPLAEQQEPDCPIRKIVTPTEGAKAGDRVRYIQFADSMFFAPSQPYQRTYTEMYRFRGIDPGTLSGRQIVECRERDLEKYAKELVNTELLDPARTGIRGATVHGHSLRLAENGMMFDMLQRSVLGEDGVVRYVKNQIGEPLDRAVAVGKPLDEKWLKAHTTIFHSLGGTPYRDDQEYIEYVQRIHTLRTKYGFLPKE; translated from the coding sequence ATGGCATACAAGCCCCAGTACGGACCGGGTACATCAAAGGTCGCCGAGAACCGGCGCAAACAGATGAACCCCAACCAGAAGCTTGAAAAGATGCGTGATGTGACGGACGAGGATATTGTGATGATCCTCGGCCACCGGGCGCCGGGAGCCGCCTATCCGACTGCCCACCCGCCGCTCGCCGAGCAGCAGGAACCCGACTGTCCCATCAGGAAGATTGTAACCCCGACCGAGGGTGCCAAGGCCGGCGACCGTGTCCGTTACATCCAGTTTGCAGACTCGATGTTCTTCGCCCCCTCGCAGCCCTACCAGCGGACCTACACCGAGATGTACCGCTTCCGCGGCATCGACCCCGGAACGCTTTCCGGCCGTCAGATCGTCGAGTGCCGTGAGCGTGACCTCGAGAAGTACGCAAAGGAACTCGTCAACACCGAGCTCCTCGACCCGGCCCGCACCGGCATCCGCGGTGCGACCGTGCACGGCCACTCGCTCCGTCTTGCCGAGAACGGCATGATGTTCGACATGCTCCAGAGGAGCGTCCTCGGCGAGGACGGCGTCGTCCGCTACGTCAAGAACCAGATCGGCGAGCCCCTCGACCGTGCGGTTGCCGTCGGCAAGCCGCTGGATGAGAAGTGGCTCAAGGCCCACACGACGATCTTCCACTCACTCGGCGGCACCCCGTACCGTGACGACCAGGAGTACATCGAGTACGTCCAGCGCATCCACACGCTACGGACGAAATACGGATTCCTTCCCAAGGAGTGA
- the mcrA gene encoding coenzyme-B sulfoethylthiotransferase subunit alpha produces the protein MAKIERSQKMFLKALKEKFQGQDVQSDTAEYYKFNGIRQSPRKMEFMKASRAIEMDRGISMYDPERAHLGGIPMGQRQLMTYEVSGTGVFVEGDDLHFVNNAAMQQMWDDIRRTVIVNMDLAHQTLQKRLGKEVTPETINEYLHILNHAMPGAAVVQEHMVETHPGLVDDCYVKVFTGDQELADDLEPQFVIDVEKLFPAKQAEALSAAVGKSLWQAIHIPTAVSRTCDGGTTSRWSAMQIGMSFIAAYRMCAGEAAVADLSFAAKHAGVIQMASHLPARRARGPNEPGGLAFGLFSDIVQANRKYPNDPARASLEVVGAGTMLYDQIWLGSYMSGGVGFTQYATAAYTDNILDEFTYYGMDYIKDKYKVDWKNPSANDKVKPTYDVVNDMATEVTLNAMEQYEQFPTMMEDHFGGSQRAGVIAAASGLTTSIATGNSNAGLNGWYLSMLLHKDGWSRLGFFGYDLQDQCGSANSLSIRGDEGAIGEVRGPNYPNYAMNVGHQGEYAAIVGGAHYGRGDAWCFDPRVKICFADPALKFDFSEPRREFAKGAIREFMPAGERSLIIPAR, from the coding sequence ATGGCAAAGATTGAAAGATCCCAGAAGATGTTCCTGAAGGCCCTCAAAGAGAAATTCCAGGGACAGGATGTCCAGTCCGATACGGCCGAGTACTACAAGTTCAACGGTATCCGCCAGTCTCCCCGTAAGATGGAGTTCATGAAGGCGAGCCGCGCCATCGAGATGGACCGCGGCATCTCCATGTACGACCCCGAGCGCGCTCACCTCGGCGGTATCCCGATGGGCCAGCGCCAGCTGATGACCTACGAGGTCTCCGGCACCGGCGTCTTCGTCGAGGGCGACGACCTCCACTTCGTCAACAACGCTGCCATGCAGCAGATGTGGGACGACATCAGGAGGACGGTCATCGTCAACATGGACCTCGCCCACCAGACCCTGCAGAAGCGGCTCGGGAAGGAAGTCACTCCTGAGACAATCAACGAGTATCTCCACATCTTAAACCACGCCATGCCCGGCGCGGCCGTCGTTCAGGAGCACATGGTCGAGACTCACCCCGGCCTCGTCGACGACTGTTACGTCAAGGTCTTCACCGGCGACCAGGAACTTGCCGACGACCTCGAGCCCCAGTTCGTCATCGACGTCGAGAAACTCTTCCCCGCGAAGCAGGCCGAGGCGCTCTCCGCAGCAGTAGGAAAGTCCCTCTGGCAGGCGATCCACATCCCGACCGCGGTCTCGCGGACGTGCGACGGTGGAACGACCTCCCGGTGGTCTGCGATGCAGATCGGTATGTCCTTCATCGCCGCCTACCGGATGTGCGCCGGTGAAGCAGCCGTCGCCGACCTCTCCTTCGCCGCAAAGCACGCAGGCGTCATCCAGATGGCCTCCCACCTGCCCGCCCGGCGTGCCCGTGGCCCGAACGAGCCCGGCGGCCTTGCATTCGGTCTCTTCTCCGATATCGTCCAGGCGAACCGGAAGTATCCGAACGACCCCGCCAGGGCATCCCTCGAGGTCGTCGGCGCCGGAACCATGCTCTACGACCAGATCTGGCTCGGCTCCTACATGTCCGGCGGTGTCGGATTCACCCAGTACGCGACCGCGGCTTACACCGACAACATCCTCGATGAGTTCACCTACTACGGCATGGACTACATCAAGGACAAGTACAAGGTCGACTGGAAGAACCCGAGCGCGAACGACAAGGTCAAGCCGACCTACGACGTCGTCAACGACATGGCGACCGAGGTCACCCTCAACGCCATGGAGCAGTACGAGCAGTTCCCGACCATGATGGAGGACCACTTCGGCGGGTCCCAGCGTGCCGGCGTCATCGCCGCCGCATCCGGTCTCACGACCTCCATCGCAACCGGAAACTCGAACGCCGGCTTAAACGGCTGGTACCTCTCCATGCTCCTGCACAAAGACGGATGGTCCAGACTCGGATTCTTCGGCTACGACCTCCAGGACCAGTGCGGGTCCGCAAACTCGCTCTCCATCCGTGGAGACGAGGGTGCGATCGGCGAGGTCCGCGGCCCGAACTACCCGAACTACGCGATGAACGTCGGTCACCAGGGCGAGTACGCCGCGATCGTCGGCGGTGCCCACTATGGCCGCGGCGACGCGTGGTGCTTCGACCCGCGTGTGAAGATCTGCTTCGCCGACCCGGCCCTGAAGTTCGACTTCTCGGAGCCCCGCCGCGAGTTCGCGAAGGGCGCAATCCGCGAGTTCATGCCTGCCGGCGAGCGTTCGCTCATCATTCCGGCCCGGTAA
- the mtrE gene encoding tetrahydromethanopterin S-methyltransferase subunit E: MEEIIFGIGITALAGALATVAGAAEDTESDIGSQGDPNSQVQLAPQMGYIHRIFNKAVAGEPPAYGLWVALGAGLAWAFMTMHINPILAIVLGSALAVFVQGVYATTAYLGRTASLAKFGQPVYIDILKSMTTVTMAHAFVAIFTTVAMCHLIISALGHPFPLPLLGLVWGIALGAAGSATGNPFYGKERQYQEQKFGAGVPISASGNIVRYAEAGQRNSLDNGFFSAKLGGPASGICFGLIVFFELWRTVVFEPIAAGWGAVIVGIIVILVFAIIDRYIEVWARKNFGPYVAPEEASS; the protein is encoded by the coding sequence ATGGAAGAGATTATATTTGGCATCGGAATTACCGCATTGGCAGGTGCTCTTGCAACCGTCGCCGGCGCTGCGGAGGATACTGAGTCTGACATCGGGTCGCAGGGAGACCCGAACTCGCAGGTTCAGCTCGCTCCGCAGATGGGGTATATTCACCGCATCTTCAACAAAGCAGTTGCCGGTGAACCTCCAGCGTACGGCCTCTGGGTTGCATTGGGTGCAGGCCTTGCCTGGGCATTCATGACGATGCACATAAACCCGATTCTTGCAATCGTGCTTGGGAGCGCTCTCGCGGTCTTCGTGCAGGGCGTCTATGCGACAACCGCATATCTCGGCCGTACTGCAAGTCTCGCCAAGTTTGGACAGCCGGTCTACATCGATATCTTGAAGTCGATGACGACCGTGACTATGGCACACGCATTTGTAGCGATCTTCACCACCGTCGCGATGTGTCACCTGATCATCAGCGCGCTCGGCCACCCCTTCCCGCTCCCGCTTCTCGGCCTCGTGTGGGGTATCGCACTCGGTGCGGCCGGGTCTGCAACCGGTAACCCGTTCTACGGTAAGGAGCGGCAGTACCAGGAGCAGAAGTTCGGAGCAGGCGTTCCGATCTCCGCATCCGGCAACATCGTCCGCTACGCCGAAGCCGGCCAGCGGAACTCGCTCGACAACGGTTTCTTCAGCGCCAAACTCGGCGGCCCCGCGTCGGGCATCTGTTTTGGTCTGATCGTCTTCTTCGAACTCTGGCGTACCGTCGTCTTCGAGCCGATCGCCGCCGGATGGGGAGCGGTCATCGTCGGCATCATTGTGATCCTGGTCTTTGCCATCATCGACCGTTACATCGAGGTCTGGGCAAGGAAGAACTTCGGCCCCTACGTGGCTCCTGAGGAGGCATCATCATGA
- the mtrD gene encoding tetrahydromethanopterin S-methyltransferase subunit D produces the protein MSALGGPKQTAGVQPPTGMGLVISIVLIIVALALAYYLIQMAGLLALVGIIIGGVLIGFGVHFVPVGGAPAAMGQSPGIATGVAMLAAGAGLAGLFGGAWAAPLGFPLALAGGAVGGGLLMAITCTMVNVIYIFGMGIPAASGKVAKDPITGDTFPEYKSQGTEGHGLPFISWVGGVIGGALGGLGGTLIYLELLDVYQAQMPTILNATVEQIAPVAISLAGIFAVGMFLMNAVLAAYNITGTIEGPHDPKFKRFPRAVIASAAASAVAGIFAIGLLELVGVF, from the coding sequence ATGAGTGCACTTGGCGGACCTAAACAGACTGCAGGCGTCCAGCCCCCGACAGGGATGGGCCTCGTAATCAGCATTGTTCTTATCATCGTCGCGCTTGCGCTCGCCTACTACCTCATACAGATGGCCGGGCTGCTCGCCCTCGTCGGCATCATCATCGGCGGCGTCCTGATCGGGTTCGGCGTTCACTTCGTCCCGGTCGGCGGTGCGCCCGCTGCAATGGGACAATCGCCCGGTATCGCGACCGGTGTCGCGATGCTCGCTGCCGGTGCAGGCCTTGCAGGCCTCTTCGGTGGCGCATGGGCTGCCCCGCTCGGATTCCCCCTTGCTCTCGCAGGCGGTGCGGTCGGCGGCGGGCTTCTGATGGCGATCACCTGTACGATGGTCAACGTCATCTACATCTTCGGCATGGGTATTCCGGCTGCGTCCGGTAAGGTCGCAAAGGACCCGATCACGGGCGACACCTTCCCCGAGTACAAGAGCCAGGGTACCGAGGGGCACGGCCTCCCGTTCATCTCCTGGGTCGGCGGTGTTATCGGCGGCGCGCTCGGTGGTCTCGGCGGAACGCTCATCTACCTTGAACTCCTCGACGTCTACCAGGCACAGATGCCCACAATCCTGAACGCAACGGTCGAGCAGATCGCACCCGTAGCCATCTCGCTTGCCGGTATCTTCGCGGTCGGCATGTTCCTGATGAACGCCGTTCTTGCCGCGTACAACATCACCGGTACGATCGAGGGGCCGCACGACCCCAAGTTCAAGCGGTTCCCGCGGGCGGTCATCGCATCCGCTGCGGCATCCGCTGTGGCAGGTATCTTTGCAATCGGCCTGCTCGAACTGGTGGGGGTGTTCTAG
- the mtrC gene encoding tetrahydromethanopterin S-methyltransferase subunit MtrC — MTVKVEVGAGGIPHNQILIYGLVGSLVLIYLTYLNTYVQAPYFAFFGGLAAVVALLWGTDTIKHLCSYGLGTGVPSAGMIALGSGVVAALFGATTGPFAPIVTIIVAAIIGAVAGLLANNVVRMDIPVMVVSLTELAIVGAMTVLGLAAMVGGTFNFLDLITGTTVFLGFAVQSYELSVIGGSVIAVIFMLGAIAIQHSFNACLGPGEKQDRTLMLAAECGFLSMIPVAVISFAFIAFIPALISLLVSVIGWYYTYAEYIKLSKRDAYAWLDAQPILEPKGGA; from the coding sequence ATGACAGTAAAAGTTGAAGTAGGAGCAGGCGGCATCCCGCACAACCAGATCCTGATCTACGGTCTCGTGGGATCGCTCGTCCTCATCTACCTGACATACCTGAACACGTACGTACAGGCCCCATACTTCGCATTCTTCGGCGGGCTTGCCGCCGTGGTCGCACTCCTCTGGGGTACCGACACGATCAAGCACCTCTGCAGTTACGGTCTTGGTACCGGCGTTCCGTCGGCGGGTATGATCGCACTCGGTTCCGGTGTCGTCGCTGCGCTCTTCGGAGCTACGACCGGCCCCTTCGCGCCCATCGTGACGATCATCGTCGCCGCAATCATCGGTGCGGTCGCAGGGCTGCTGGCTAACAACGTGGTTCGGATGGACATCCCGGTCATGGTCGTCTCGCTGACGGAACTTGCAATCGTCGGTGCGATGACGGTGCTCGGCCTCGCCGCCATGGTCGGAGGAACGTTCAATTTCCTTGACCTGATCACCGGCACGACCGTCTTCCTCGGGTTCGCCGTCCAGAGTTACGAATTATCCGTCATCGGCGGCAGCGTCATCGCCGTGATCTTCATGCTCGGTGCGATCGCCATCCAGCACTCCTTCAACGCCTGTCTCGGGCCCGGGGAGAAGCAGGACCGGACGCTCATGCTCGCCGCAGAGTGCGGGTTCCTCTCCATGATCCCCGTTGCGGTCATCTCGTTCGCGTTCATCGCATTCATCCCCGCTCTCATATCGCTGCTGGTCTCGGTCATCGGGTGGTACTACACCTACGCTGAGTACATCAAGCTCTCGAAGCGTGATGCCTACGCTTGGCTCGATGCGCAGCCGATCCTTGAGCCCAAGGGAGGTGCCTAA
- the mtrB gene encoding tetrahydromethanopterin S-methyltransferase subunit MtrB produces the protein MAYVQVLPEYGLVVDPMVGIVTTAGVSYTPVLEQVAELEKITDDLVGMLSGEGNFLASFPNREGVLKIAGGVTAFWYGMAVGLLVAGVVVLGLL, from the coding sequence ATGGCATACGTTCAGGTACTGCCCGAGTACGGGCTCGTCGTCGACCCGATGGTCGGTATTGTCACCACCGCCGGCGTCTCGTACACCCCCGTGCTCGAACAGGTAGCGGAACTTGAGAAGATCACCGACGATCTGGTCGGCATGCTCTCCGGAGAGGGCAACTTCCTGGCATCGTTCCCGAACAGGGAAGGGGTCCTCAAGATCGCCGGAGGAGTGACCGCATTCTGGTACGGCATGGCAGTCGGTCTTCTGGTTGCCGGTGTCGTCGTATTAGGACTGCTGTGA
- the mtrA gene encoding tetrahydromethanopterin S-methyltransferase subunit A: MVDKKSPASGWPIVQGDFHTGDAQSCVAVVTMGSHLDEQGICDAGAAIAGSCKTENLGIEKIIANVISNPNIRFILCCGTEVKGHLSGQSFMALHSGGVSGGKIVGAQGAIPFIENLSDEAIKRFQDQVEMVNIMESEDMGTIKAKINELKAKDPGAFPAEPMVVEVKEAGGAGAEEVTGEVQPLSGELALIHARMKVIERMVTDIGYRNKFAAGVYSGKIEGLMIGLIVSFVILGFILLG, from the coding sequence ATGGTTGATAAGAAATCACCGGCCAGCGGATGGCCGATTGTTCAGGGCGACTTCCACACGGGAGATGCACAGAGCTGCGTCGCTGTCGTCACCATGGGATCCCACCTCGACGAACAGGGCATCTGTGATGCCGGAGCGGCAATCGCCGGGTCCTGCAAGACCGAGAATCTGGGTATCGAGAAGATCATCGCAAACGTCATCTCCAACCCCAACATCAGGTTCATCCTCTGCTGCGGGACGGAAGTGAAGGGGCACCTCTCCGGTCAGAGCTTCATGGCGCTGCATTCCGGCGGCGTCTCCGGCGGTAAGATCGTCGGGGCTCAGGGAGCAATCCCATTCATCGAGAACCTCTCCGACGAGGCGATCAAGCGCTTCCAAGACCAGGTCGAGATGGTCAACATCATGGAAAGCGAGGACATGGGCACCATCAAGGCCAAGATCAACGAACTCAAGGCCAAAGACCCAGGTGCGTTCCCCGCAGAACCCATGGTCGTCGAGGTTAAGGAGGCAGGCGGTGCCGGCGCCGAAGAGGTAACCGGCGAAGTACAGCCGCTCTCCGGAGAACTGGCACTGATACACGCACGGATGAAGGTCATCGAGCGGATGGTCACCGACATCGGCTACCGCAACAAGTTTGCCGCCGGTGTCTACTCGGGTAAGATCGAGGGCCTCATGATCGGCCTGATCGTCTCGTTCGTGATTCTGGGATTCATCTTGCTGGGGTGA
- a CDS encoding tetrahydromethanopterin S-methyltransferase subunit F, whose product MAEEGTQAAGPIRMTAINGMMDSIRYKAQILARTNKLESGIMGSGILGFAIGIIVVMLLIVVPTLMLGAI is encoded by the coding sequence ATGGCAGAAGAAGGTACACAAGCAGCAGGCCCCATCCGGATGACGGCAATCAACGGAATGATGGACTCCATCCGGTACAAGGCACAGATCCTTGCCCGCACGAACAAGCTCGAATCAGGTATCATGGGCTCGGGGATCCTCGGATTTGCCATCGGGATCATCGTCGTCATGCTCCTGATCGTGGTTCCGACATTGATGCTGGGGGCGATCTAA
- the mtrA gene encoding tetrahydromethanopterin S-methyltransferase subunit A, with translation MVDKKSPASGWPIVQGDFHTGDAQSCVGVVTMGSHLDEQGICDAGAAIAGSCKTENLGLEKIIANVISNPNIRFILCCGTEVKGHLSGQSFMALHSGGVSGGKIVGAQGAIPFIENLSDEAIKRFQDQVEMVNIMESEDMGTIKAKINELKAKDPGAFPAEPMVVEVKEAGGAAEVAVAGANPQFLEIEERLNAIEERIEFVDAEMAQRVGRKVGRDIGILYGLVAGLIVFMMLLVLLPKLIGFL, from the coding sequence ATGGTTGATAAGAAATCACCGGCCAGTGGATGGCCGATCGTTCAGGGCGACTTCCACACCGGAGACGCGCAGAGTTGCGTCGGCGTCGTCACCATGGGATCCCACCTCGACGAACAGGGCATCTGCGATGCCGGAGCGGCAATCGCCGGGTCCTGTAAGACCGAGAACCTCGGGCTTGAGAAGATCATCGCAAACGTCATCTCCAACCCCAACATCAGGTTCATCCTCTGCTGCGGGACGGAAGTGAAAGGGCACCTCTCCGGTCAGAGCTTCATGGCGCTGCATTCCGGCGGCGTCTCCGGCGGTAAGATCGTCGGGGCTCAGGGAGCAATCCCATTCATCGAGAACCTCTCCGACGAGGCGATCAAGCGCTTCCAAGACCAGGTCGAGATGGTCAACATCATGGAAAGCGAGGACATGGGCACCATCAAGGCCAAGATCAACGAACTCAAGGCCAAAGACCCAGGTGCGTTCCCCGCAGAACCCATGGTCGTCGAGGTCAAGGAAGCGGGCGGTGCGGCGGAGGTTGCCGTCGCAGGCGCGAACCCGCAGTTCCTTGAGATCGAGGAGCGGCTCAACGCTATCGAGGAGAGGATCGAGTTCGTCGATGCAGAGATGGCCCAGCGCGTCGGAAGAAAGGTCGGGCGCGATATCGGCATCCTGTATGGACTGGTTGCAGGTTTGATTGTATTCATGATGTTGTTGGTATTACTGCCCAAGTTGATTGGGTTCCTGTAA